In one Zalophus californianus isolate mZalCal1 chromosome 10, mZalCal1.pri.v2, whole genome shotgun sequence genomic region, the following are encoded:
- the ATP2A1 gene encoding sarcoplasmic/endoplasmic reticulum calcium ATPase 1 isoform X1, giving the protein MEAAHSKTTEECLAYFGVSETAGLSPDQVKRHLEKYGPNELPAEEGKSLWELVVEQFEDLLVRILLLAACISFVLAWFEEGEETITAFVEPFVILLILIANAIVGVWQERNAENAIEALKEYEPEMGKVYRADRKSVQRIKARDIVPGDIVEVAVGDKVPADIRILTIKSTTLRVDQSILTGESVSVIKHTDPVPDPRAVNQDKKNMLFSGTNIAAGKAVGIVATTGVSTEIGKIRDQMAATEQDKTPLQQKLDEFGEQLSKVISLICVAVWLINIGHFNDPVHGGSWFRGAIYYFKIAVALAVAAIPEGLPAVITTCLALGTRRMAKKNAIVRSLPSVETLGCTSVICSDKTGTLTTNQMSVCKMFIIDKVDGNICVLNEFSITGSTYAPEGEVLKNDKPVRSGQYDGLVELATICALCNDSSLDFNETKGVYEKVGEATETALTTLVEKMNVFNTDVRNLSKVERANACNSVIRQLMKKEFTLEFSRDRKSMSVYCSPAKSRAAVGNKMFVKGAPEGVIDRCNYVRVGTTRVPMTGPVKDKIMSVIKEWGTGRDTLRCLALATRDTPPKREEMILDDSARFMEYETDLTFIGVVGMLDPPRKEVMGSIQLCRDAGIRVIMITGDNKGTAIAICRRIGIFGENEEVADRAYTGREFDDLPLTEQRAACRRACCFARVEPSHKSKIVEYLQSYDEITAMTGDGVNDAPALKKAEIGIAMGSGTAVAKTASEMVLADDNFSTIVAAVEEGRAIYNNMKQFIRYLISSNVGEVVCIFLTAALGLPEALIPVQLLWVNLVTDGLPATALGFNPPDLDIMDRPPRSPKEPLISGWLFFRYMAIGGYVGAATVGAAAWWFLYADDGPHVTYSQLTHFMQCNEENPDFEGLDCEVFEAPEPMTMALSVLVTIEMCNALNSLSENQSLLRMPPWVNIWLLGSICLSMSLHFLILYIDPLPMIFKLQALDLTHWLMVLKISFPVILLDELLKFIARNYLEDPEDERRK; this is encoded by the exons ATGGAGGCTGCACACTCCAAGACCACAGAAGAATGTTTGGCCTATTTTGGGGTGAGCGAGACTGCAGGCCTTAGCCCGGACCAAGTGAAGCGGCATCTGGAGAAATATGGCCCCAATG AGCTCCCTGCTGAAGAAG ggaAGTCCCTGTGGGAGTTGGTGGTAGAGCAGTTTGAAGACCTCCTGGTGCGGATCCTTCTCCTGGCCGCCTGCATTTCCTTC gTGCTGGCCTGGTTTGAGGAAGGCGAAGAGACCATCACAGCCTTTGTGGAACCCTTTGTCATCCTCCTGATCCTCATTGCCAACGCCATCGTGGGGGTTTGGCAG GAGCGTAATGCAGAGAACGCCATCGAGGCTCTGAAGGAGTATGAACCCGAGATGGGGAAAGTCTACCGGGCTGACCGCAAGTCAGTGCAAAGGATCAAGGCTCGGGACATTGTCCCCGGGGACATCGTGGAGGTGGCCG TGGGGGACAAAGTCCCCGCGGACATCCGCATCCTGACCATCAAATCTACCACACTCCGGGTTGACCAGTCCATCCTGACAG GCGAGTCCGTATCTGTCATCAAGCACACAGACCCTGTTCCTGACCCCCGAGCTGTCAACCAGGATAAGAAGAACATGCTCTTCTCG GGTACCAACATTGCCGCTGGCAAGGCCGTGGGCATCGTGGCCACCACTGGTGTGAGCACCGAGATTGGGAAGATCCGTGACCAAATGGCCGCCACAGAACAGGACAAAACCCCCCTGCAGCAGAAGCTGGATGAGTTTGGGGAGCAGCTCTCCAAGGTCATCTCCCTCATCTGCGTGGCCGTGTGGCTCATCAACATCGGCCACTTCAACGATCCTGTCCATGGGGGCTCCTGGTTCCGGGGGGCCATCTACTACTTTAAGATCGCCGTGGCCCTGGCTGTGGCCGCAATCCCAGAAG gCCTTCCTGCAGTCATCACCACCTGCCTGGCCCTGGGCACCCGGCGGATGGCAAAGAAAAATGCCATCGTGAGGAGCTTGCCCTCCGTAGAGACTCTGGGCTGCACCTCTGTCATCTGTTCTGACAAGACGGGCACCCTCACCACCAACCAGATGTCTGTGTGCAAG atGTTTATCATCGACAAGGTGGACGGAAACATCTGTGTCCTGAACGAATTCTCCATCACTGGTTCCACTTACGCTCCAGAGGGAGAGGT CTTGAAGAACGATAAGCCAGTCCGCTCAGGGCAGTACGATGGGCTGGTGGAGCTGGCCACCATCTGTGCCCTCTGCAATGACTCTTCCTTGGACTTCAATGAG ACCAAAGGTGTTTACGAAAAGGTGGGCGAGGCCACCGAGACCGCGCTCACCACCCTGGTGGAGAAGATGAATGTATTCAACACCGACGTGAGAAACCTCTCGAAGGTGGAGAGGGCCAATGCCTGCAACTCG GTGATCCGACAGCTAATGAAGAAGGAATTCACCCTGGAGTTCTCCCGGGACAGGAAGTCCATGTCTGTCTACTGCTCCCCAGCCAAATCCCGGGCTGCTGTGGGCAACAAGATGTTTGTCAAG GGCGCCCCCGAAGGGGTCATTGACCGCTGTAACTATGTGCGAGTTGGCACCACCCGGGTACCCATGACGGGGCCGGTGAAGGACAAGATCATGTCGGTGATCAAGGAGTGGGGCACGGGCCGGGACACGCTGCGCTGCCTGGCCCTGGCCACCCGGGACACCCCCCCGAAGCGAGAGGAGATGATCCTGGACGATTCTGCCAGGTTCATGGAGTACGAG ACGGACCTGACATTCATCGGTGTGGTGGGCATGCTGGACCCACCCCGCAAGGAGGTCATGGGCTCTATTCAGCTGTGCCGGGACGCCGGAATCCGAGTCATCATGATCACTGGGGACAACAAGGGCACAGCCATTGCCATCTGCCGACGAATTGGCATCTTCGGGGAGAACGAGGAGGTTGCCGACCGAGCCTACACCGGCCGGGAATTCGATGACCTGCCCCTGACCGAGCAGCGGGCGGCCTGCCGTCGCGCCTGCTGCTTTGCCCGCGTGGAACCGTCCCATAAGTCAAAGATCGTGGAGTATCTGCAGTCCTACGATGAGATCACGGCCATG ACAGGTGACGGGGTCAACGACGCGCCCGCCCTGAAGAAGGCTGAGATCGGCATCGCCATGGGATCCGGCACCGCCGTGGCCAAGACGGCCTCCGAGATGGTCCTGGCCGACGACAACTTCTCCACCATCGTGGCCGCGGTGGAGGAGGGCCGCGCCATCTACAACAACATGAAGCAGTTCATCCGCTACCTCATCTCCTCCAACGTGGGCGAGGTGGTCTG CATCTTCCTGACCGCCGCCTTAGGGCTGCCCGAGGCCCTGATCCCCGTGCAGCTGCTGTGGGTGAACTTGGTGACCGACGGGCTCCCAGCCACGGCCCTGGGCTTTAACCCACCAGACCTGGACATCATGGACCGGCCCCCCCGGAGCCCCAAGGAGCCCCTCATCAGTGGCTGGCTCTTCTTCCGCTACATGGCGATTGGGG GCTACGTGGGTGCGGCCACTGTGGGAGCGGCAGCCTGGTGGTTCCTGTACGCAGATGACGGGCCTCATGTCACCTACAGCCAGCTG ACTCACTTCATGCAGTGCAACGAGGAAAACCCTGACTTTGAGGGCCTGGACTGCGAGGTCTTTGAGGCCCCCGAGCCCATGACCATGGCCTTGTCCGTGCTGGTCACCATTGAGATGTGCAACGCTCTGAACAG CCTCTCTGAGAACCAGTCCCTCCTGCGGATGCCCCCCTGGGTGAACATCTGGCTGCTGGGCTCCATCTGCCTCTCCATGTCCCTCCACTTTCTCATCCTCTACATCGACCCTCTGCCG ATGATCTTCAAGCTCCAGGCCCTGGACCTCACCCACTGGCTCATGGTCCTCAAGATCTCATTTCCAGTCATTTTGCTCGATGAGCTCCTCAAGTTCATTGCTCGGAACTACCTGGAGG atccagaagatgaaagaaggaagtaa
- the ATP2A1 gene encoding sarcoplasmic/endoplasmic reticulum calcium ATPase 1 isoform X2, whose amino-acid sequence MEAAHSKTTEECLAYFGVSETAGLSPDQVKRHLEKYGPNELPAEEGKSLWELVVEQFEDLLVRILLLAACISFVLAWFEEGEETITAFVEPFVILLILIANAIVGVWQERNAENAIEALKEYEPEMGKVYRADRKSVQRIKARDIVPGDIVEVAVGDKVPADIRILTIKSTTLRVDQSILTGESVSVIKHTDPVPDPRAVNQDKKNMLFSGTNIAAGKAVGIVATTGVSTEIGKIRDQMAATEQDKTPLQQKLDEFGEQLSKVISLICVAVWLINIGHFNDPVHGGSWFRGAIYYFKIAVALAVAAIPEGLPAVITTCLALGTRRMAKKNAIVRSLPSVETLGCTSVICSDKTGTLTTNQMSVCKMFIIDKVDGNICVLNEFSITGSTYAPEGEVLKNDKPVRSGQYDGLVELATICALCNDSSLDFNETKGVYEKVGEATETALTTLVEKMNVFNTDVRNLSKVERANACNSVIRQLMKKEFTLEFSRDRKSMSVYCSPAKSRAAVGNKMFVKGAPEGVIDRCNYVRVGTTRVPMTGPVKDKIMSVIKEWGTGRDTLRCLALATRDTPPKREEMILDDSARFMEYETDLTFIGVVGMLDPPRKEVMGSIQLCRDAGIRVIMITGDNKGTAIAICRRIGIFGENEEVADRAYTGREFDDLPLTEQRAACRRACCFARVEPSHKSKIVEYLQSYDEITAMTGDGVNDAPALKKAEIGIAMGSGTAVAKTASEMVLADDNFSTIVAAVEEGRAIYNNMKQFIRYLISSNVGEVVCIFLTAALGLPEALIPVQLLWVNLVTDGLPATALGFNPPDLDIMDRPPRSPKEPLISGWLFFRYMAIGGYVGAATVGAAAWWFLYADDGPHVTYSQLTHFMQCNEENPDFEGLDCEVFEAPEPMTMALSVLVTIEMCNALNSLSENQSLLRMPPWVNIWLLGSICLSMSLHFLILYIDPLPMIFKLQALDLTHWLMVLKISFPVILLDELLKFIARNYLEG is encoded by the exons ATGGAGGCTGCACACTCCAAGACCACAGAAGAATGTTTGGCCTATTTTGGGGTGAGCGAGACTGCAGGCCTTAGCCCGGACCAAGTGAAGCGGCATCTGGAGAAATATGGCCCCAATG AGCTCCCTGCTGAAGAAG ggaAGTCCCTGTGGGAGTTGGTGGTAGAGCAGTTTGAAGACCTCCTGGTGCGGATCCTTCTCCTGGCCGCCTGCATTTCCTTC gTGCTGGCCTGGTTTGAGGAAGGCGAAGAGACCATCACAGCCTTTGTGGAACCCTTTGTCATCCTCCTGATCCTCATTGCCAACGCCATCGTGGGGGTTTGGCAG GAGCGTAATGCAGAGAACGCCATCGAGGCTCTGAAGGAGTATGAACCCGAGATGGGGAAAGTCTACCGGGCTGACCGCAAGTCAGTGCAAAGGATCAAGGCTCGGGACATTGTCCCCGGGGACATCGTGGAGGTGGCCG TGGGGGACAAAGTCCCCGCGGACATCCGCATCCTGACCATCAAATCTACCACACTCCGGGTTGACCAGTCCATCCTGACAG GCGAGTCCGTATCTGTCATCAAGCACACAGACCCTGTTCCTGACCCCCGAGCTGTCAACCAGGATAAGAAGAACATGCTCTTCTCG GGTACCAACATTGCCGCTGGCAAGGCCGTGGGCATCGTGGCCACCACTGGTGTGAGCACCGAGATTGGGAAGATCCGTGACCAAATGGCCGCCACAGAACAGGACAAAACCCCCCTGCAGCAGAAGCTGGATGAGTTTGGGGAGCAGCTCTCCAAGGTCATCTCCCTCATCTGCGTGGCCGTGTGGCTCATCAACATCGGCCACTTCAACGATCCTGTCCATGGGGGCTCCTGGTTCCGGGGGGCCATCTACTACTTTAAGATCGCCGTGGCCCTGGCTGTGGCCGCAATCCCAGAAG gCCTTCCTGCAGTCATCACCACCTGCCTGGCCCTGGGCACCCGGCGGATGGCAAAGAAAAATGCCATCGTGAGGAGCTTGCCCTCCGTAGAGACTCTGGGCTGCACCTCTGTCATCTGTTCTGACAAGACGGGCACCCTCACCACCAACCAGATGTCTGTGTGCAAG atGTTTATCATCGACAAGGTGGACGGAAACATCTGTGTCCTGAACGAATTCTCCATCACTGGTTCCACTTACGCTCCAGAGGGAGAGGT CTTGAAGAACGATAAGCCAGTCCGCTCAGGGCAGTACGATGGGCTGGTGGAGCTGGCCACCATCTGTGCCCTCTGCAATGACTCTTCCTTGGACTTCAATGAG ACCAAAGGTGTTTACGAAAAGGTGGGCGAGGCCACCGAGACCGCGCTCACCACCCTGGTGGAGAAGATGAATGTATTCAACACCGACGTGAGAAACCTCTCGAAGGTGGAGAGGGCCAATGCCTGCAACTCG GTGATCCGACAGCTAATGAAGAAGGAATTCACCCTGGAGTTCTCCCGGGACAGGAAGTCCATGTCTGTCTACTGCTCCCCAGCCAAATCCCGGGCTGCTGTGGGCAACAAGATGTTTGTCAAG GGCGCCCCCGAAGGGGTCATTGACCGCTGTAACTATGTGCGAGTTGGCACCACCCGGGTACCCATGACGGGGCCGGTGAAGGACAAGATCATGTCGGTGATCAAGGAGTGGGGCACGGGCCGGGACACGCTGCGCTGCCTGGCCCTGGCCACCCGGGACACCCCCCCGAAGCGAGAGGAGATGATCCTGGACGATTCTGCCAGGTTCATGGAGTACGAG ACGGACCTGACATTCATCGGTGTGGTGGGCATGCTGGACCCACCCCGCAAGGAGGTCATGGGCTCTATTCAGCTGTGCCGGGACGCCGGAATCCGAGTCATCATGATCACTGGGGACAACAAGGGCACAGCCATTGCCATCTGCCGACGAATTGGCATCTTCGGGGAGAACGAGGAGGTTGCCGACCGAGCCTACACCGGCCGGGAATTCGATGACCTGCCCCTGACCGAGCAGCGGGCGGCCTGCCGTCGCGCCTGCTGCTTTGCCCGCGTGGAACCGTCCCATAAGTCAAAGATCGTGGAGTATCTGCAGTCCTACGATGAGATCACGGCCATG ACAGGTGACGGGGTCAACGACGCGCCCGCCCTGAAGAAGGCTGAGATCGGCATCGCCATGGGATCCGGCACCGCCGTGGCCAAGACGGCCTCCGAGATGGTCCTGGCCGACGACAACTTCTCCACCATCGTGGCCGCGGTGGAGGAGGGCCGCGCCATCTACAACAACATGAAGCAGTTCATCCGCTACCTCATCTCCTCCAACGTGGGCGAGGTGGTCTG CATCTTCCTGACCGCCGCCTTAGGGCTGCCCGAGGCCCTGATCCCCGTGCAGCTGCTGTGGGTGAACTTGGTGACCGACGGGCTCCCAGCCACGGCCCTGGGCTTTAACCCACCAGACCTGGACATCATGGACCGGCCCCCCCGGAGCCCCAAGGAGCCCCTCATCAGTGGCTGGCTCTTCTTCCGCTACATGGCGATTGGGG GCTACGTGGGTGCGGCCACTGTGGGAGCGGCAGCCTGGTGGTTCCTGTACGCAGATGACGGGCCTCATGTCACCTACAGCCAGCTG ACTCACTTCATGCAGTGCAACGAGGAAAACCCTGACTTTGAGGGCCTGGACTGCGAGGTCTTTGAGGCCCCCGAGCCCATGACCATGGCCTTGTCCGTGCTGGTCACCATTGAGATGTGCAACGCTCTGAACAG CCTCTCTGAGAACCAGTCCCTCCTGCGGATGCCCCCCTGGGTGAACATCTGGCTGCTGGGCTCCATCTGCCTCTCCATGTCCCTCCACTTTCTCATCCTCTACATCGACCCTCTGCCG ATGATCTTCAAGCTCCAGGCCCTGGACCTCACCCACTGGCTCATGGTCCTCAAGATCTCATTTCCAGTCATTTTGCTCGATGAGCTCCTCAAGTTCATTGCTCGGAACTACCTGGAGG GATAA